The genome window ATGCAAGTCGTCAATTAGATTTCCAATCTGAATGATATTGGATTGGTGATATAACTCATATTTGTAGGTTTTCGTGGACTATCAAGTCTTTAACCCCGGTATAGTAGGTAGGAAACCGACACGTCACCAAGCGGTAACGCTATACTTGTCGGTTTCCAACGTGATACTTTAATTATACCATATTTCGGACCGAAAACTAACTAAAAATGGCGTTTTGGTCCTTTCCACAAAGGCAGTGTTTCCTCCCCAACCTAAAGGATGGGGAAACTTTCACACTGAAGATTTTGGTAAGAGTTGATCTCCTGGTCGCGCTGCTGCCTTATGTGATATCTTAGGAATTGCCCCGCAGGCGGTCAAGTTCTGCTCGCAGGTGCGCAGCTTCAGCTTCTGCCGCCTCTGCGCGGGCTTCTGCCTGCTCCGTACGGGCTTCTGCTGCTTGCTCCGGTGTCTGAAGCCATCCTCCTGTAGTAGGATCATAAAACTGTAAGGTATCGGGCTGCAGGTGCAACTCTAAACCGAGCACTGCGGAATGAACGCCCCCATCTGTCGCCTGGGGAATCGGTTGATACCTGCCATCTACTAAGGTAAACCCCATCAGCGGGGTAGGTAGGTATAAACCCTCTATATCACACAGAAAGTAGTCAGTAATCCCCAAGTCCGCGTAAATCTCCATCTTTTCCCCTAAGTCCTTTTGGTAGGTGCTTTCACTCGCCATCTCCATCACGAAATCAGGTGGCTTCCCCTCCTGCCAAACGAGATACGTCCGACGTGCCTTTTGACCTATCCCAAAAGAGACGAGCACATCCGGGGCTACGGCTTTCCGCGGGTCCCCCTGCACATAATACATCAACAGATCCCCAGAGACATATACTTCTGGGATATCCTTAAAAAACGCTTCAAGCACCCTGAGGATCCGCATCAGGACACGTCTATGATCGTCACTCGCTGCCATGGGTTGACCATCCGTTTCTGGATAAAGACGGCTTTCTTGGGTCGGGACATAACCGAGGTGCCTACCGGTTTCGGACATCGCCATGTCTGTTCTCCTTGTTGAATGCCTTGTTAGGTATAGGTATTCTGCTCTTTTATTTTCCAAGCGCGACCTTTCACTTAAGAGGAACATTCAATTCTACATTTTTACTATTTATATTATACCTGAATTTCGTAAAGACTGTCAAACCTTTTTCAGAACCATTCAATACAATGATTTGCTTACTTTGGGAAATCTCTGTCATCCGTGAAAACACGCAATTCAGGCAATTTAACGATAGAATGAATACACAGACACACCCCAAATCAGTCGGATCAGTACCCATGTACCACCGACAATAAATTGCCCAAGAATTAGTCCCAAGAAAAGCGGTAGCACCCGATGGTAAAGTCGAATACCACCAAACCGCAAGATGAGATGTTTGATTCCCCAACTAATAAAAACCGAAAACCAGAGCCAACCGAAGGTCCACATGCTACTCGCTACTGCGTAACCGGTCGGATGAAAGGGGAACATCGGGAAACGAGTACGCATCCACCACAGTAACCCCGTGAACAGAAATCCAACACCCATAAACGTAACTGCTGGGATGTTTGTCTCACTTGGATAATAAAGCCAAGTACGTAATCTGTGATAACCACCATTTCCTAAACCCGGATTCGCGCCAATGTCATAAGATACAACCAGATATGACCAAAACGCTGCGAGGATACCGAAGAAAACACCGCACATCAGTGCGACTACCATTCGTCTTGCGCGCATGTTCCCTACTTCCACAAGTTTAAACGCTTCCAGTGTATGTGGCATCGGGTGGGCACGGTAGCCCCGATTGAACGCATAATACAGTGACATCATCGCCAGGCTTGGTGGTGGAATCATGCGTGAACCGAGTGAGTCAATAATAAATTGCCG of Candidatus Poribacteria bacterium contains these proteins:
- a CDS encoding Uma2 family endonuclease; this encodes MAMSETGRHLGYVPTQESRLYPETDGQPMAASDDHRRVLMRILRVLEAFFKDIPEVYVSGDLLMYYVQGDPRKAVAPDVLVSFGIGQKARRTYLVWQEGKPPDFVMEMASESTYQKDLGEKMEIYADLGITDYFLCDIEGLYLPTPLMGFTLVDGRYQPIPQATDGGVHSAVLGLELHLQPDTLQFYDPTTGGWLQTPEQAAEARTEQAEARAEAAEAEAAHLRAELDRLRGNS